The nucleotide window ATAAGTTTTAAAAAATTATTACCCTTGTTTTTTTTAAAATGTCTAGTTAAGTGAGGCTTGGGCTTTTTCATAACAAATGACTAAAGATTAAGCAAGGTCAAATAATAACACCTCTGAATCGGTTTTAGCCTCTATCAACAGGTCAGGTTCTTGGCTGATAGCTGCTCCATCACTGGTGTCTAAAATTATATCATTAAGAGCTATTTTACCTCTAACAATTTGAAGCCAAACGTGACGGGATTGAGAGAGATAATAGGTTAAGTTATTGCCTTGTTTTAAGTTTCCTGCATATAATAAAACATCCTGATGAATCGTAATTATTCCTTTCGTTTCATCCGGGGCGGCAATGAGTTGTAATTGCCCAGGTGTTTTATCTAGATCTAATGTTTCCTGTTGATAACTGGGTTGTAATCCTTTTTGATTAGGAACAATCCAAATTTGTAAGAAGTGCCCTAAATTAGTTTTAGAATGATTATATTCACTATGTAAAATTCCTGTTCCAGCGCTCATGCGTTGAATTTCTCCAGCTTTAATGATTGAACCATTGCCGATACTATCTTTATGTTCTAATTCTCCCTCTAAAACATAAGTAATAATCTCCATATCTCGATGACCATGAGTGGGAAAACCTGCACCCCCAATAATTTTATCTTCATTAATGACTCGTAAACTTCTAAATCCCATATGATTGGGATCATAGTAATTGGCAAAGGAAAAAGTATGATAAGTATTTAACCATCTATAATAAGCGTGTCCTCGTTCTTGGGCTTTACGAATAGTAATCATTTTGTCTTAACTTGCTAAAATTATAAGTTTCTATTTCTACTTTAAACAACCTCCCTCTAAAATGGAAGTACCTACAAAAAAGTAAGATAGTTACCTAAAAGATACTATGACCGCTAATCCCAATTTTAAACCTAAAAAAACCTGTCCAGCCGAAAAAGCTTTACAAATGATCAGTGGCCGATGGAAAATTTTAATATTATGGGAGTTATTAGAGGGGGTTAAGCGGTTTGGAGAACTTCACAAGGCTTTACCTGGAATTACTCAAAAAATTTTAACGCAGCAATTGAGAGAATTAGAAGCAGATGAGATTGTTCATCGTCAAGTTTATCCTCAGATTCCCCCAAAAGTTGAATATTCTCTCACTGAGTTAGGAAAAACTTTACAGCCTCTTCTGGAAACAATGCACGATTGGGGAACTGAACATACTGATTAATAATGGATAATTGATAATGAATAATATAGCAGGAGGCAGGAGGTTAAAAGCTTACTCTTATGTTTGTTTGAGATTTGAAAAATGTCCTAACCCCCTTGGCGGTTGCCATAACACCAATTCTGAAAAATTAAACTACAGTTTTTGATGCGTTGGGAACGCATCCTACCATTTGATGAATTTATTGTATAGTGAATAATTCATGGCTTAAGGAATTATTGCTCTAAGTCCTTAATAAGTTCCATTGCTTTTTGATAAGTTTCCGTATCTCCTTGTTTTAAAGAAATGTCAGCCCCTTGTTTAAAATCTTCAATAGCCCCTTGTTTATCTCCTAATTTTTGACGCACATAAGCCCGATTATAATAAAGTAAAGCTACATCGGGTTTAAGA belongs to Gloeothece citriformis PCC 7424 and includes:
- a CDS encoding pirin family protein, giving the protein MITIRKAQERGHAYYRWLNTYHTFSFANYYDPNHMGFRSLRVINEDKIIGGAGFPTHGHRDMEIITYVLEGELEHKDSIGNGSIIKAGEIQRMSAGTGILHSEYNHSKTNLGHFLQIWIVPNQKGLQPSYQQETLDLDKTPGQLQLIAAPDETKGIITIHQDVLLYAGNLKQGNNLTYYLSQSRHVWLQIVRGKIALNDIILDTSDGAAISQEPDLLIEAKTDSEVLLFDLA
- a CDS encoding winged helix-turn-helix transcriptional regulator is translated as MTANPNFKPKKTCPAEKALQMISGRWKILILWELLEGVKRFGELHKALPGITQKILTQQLRELEADEIVHRQVYPQIPPKVEYSLTELGKTLQPLLETMHDWGTEHTD